One genomic segment of Ferrimonas sp. YFM includes these proteins:
- a CDS encoding multidrug effflux MFS transporter produces MRLTNPLPLFMMMVLFSPLAIDIFLPAIPQMAEALSVPVSWVQQSLPMFMLSFGIGQLLAGPLADRYGRRPVALTGTLLYILTSSMAALASDYALLMAARLGQGFSACALSVAAFAGVRDFFGAERSKPMFSYLNGVICIVPAAAPLLGGLLTHWWGWTANFWFMAGYGVLVSAVLWLMLPETRPANTSSEGRLLSWSRYASVLQVEAFRFYAVLALLGMAMIIGYVAQSPTRLMVELGLDARSYAIWFGVNATINIVAAFAAPKAVAWMGQKRALWFGVVLMALAGMAEFALRGLMTPIAFMGPVFVASVAFSFLIAICAGSALAPFGDRAGTASALLGLFQMTGAAIVVGLFGVSGLGAVEQLSMMMALPLIWVLLRGRRQQLEPQAEAA; encoded by the coding sequence ATGCGTTTAACCAACCCTCTGCCGCTGTTCATGATGATGGTGCTGTTTTCACCCCTGGCCATCGACATCTTCCTCCCCGCCATTCCCCAGATGGCCGAGGCGTTGTCGGTGCCTGTGTCCTGGGTGCAACAGAGCCTGCCCATGTTCATGCTCTCCTTCGGCATAGGGCAACTGCTGGCCGGTCCCCTGGCGGACCGTTACGGCCGCAGACCGGTGGCGCTGACCGGAACCCTGCTCTACATTCTGACCTCCTCCATGGCGGCTCTGGCCTCTGACTACGCCCTGCTGATGGCCGCCCGCCTGGGGCAGGGCTTCTCGGCCTGTGCCCTGTCTGTGGCGGCCTTCGCCGGAGTGCGCGACTTCTTCGGTGCCGAGCGCTCCAAGCCGATGTTCAGCTATCTGAACGGCGTCATCTGTATCGTCCCGGCGGCAGCCCCCCTGTTGGGTGGCCTCTTGACCCACTGGTGGGGCTGGACCGCCAACTTCTGGTTTATGGCTGGCTATGGTGTGCTGGTCAGTGCCGTACTCTGGCTGATGCTGCCTGAGACCCGCCCCGCGAACACCAGCAGCGAAGGTCGTCTGCTGTCCTGGAGTCGCTACGCCAGTGTGTTGCAAGTGGAGGCGTTTCGCTTCTACGCGGTGCTGGCGCTGCTGGGGATGGCGATGATCATCGGCTATGTGGCTCAGTCCCCCACCAGGCTGATGGTGGAGCTGGGGCTGGATGCCCGCAGTTACGCCATCTGGTTCGGCGTCAACGCGACCATTAACATCGTGGCGGCCTTTGCGGCGCCCAAGGCGGTGGCCTGGATGGGGCAGAAACGCGCCCTGTGGTTCGGCGTGGTGCTGATGGCCCTGGCGGGCATGGCCGAGTTTGCCTTGCGCGGTCTGATGACTCCCATCGCCTTTATGGGGCCGGTGTTCGTCGCTTCCGTGGCTTTCTCCTTCCTGATCGCCATCTGCGCCGGCAGTGCCCTGGCCCCCTTCGGTGACCGTGCCGGAACCGCCTCTGCTCTGCTGGGGCTGTTCCAAATGACCGGAGCGGCCATAGTGGTGGGCCTGTTTGGTGTCAGCGGCCTTGGCGCCGTGGAGCAGCTCTCCATGATGATGGCCCTGCCTCTGATCTGGGTGCTGCTGCGCGGTCGTCGCCAACAGCTGGAGCCTCAGGCGGAAGCGGCCTGA
- a CDS encoding ABC transporter permease codes for MYENIILILDATLRVSTPLLLAAMAGMFSERSGVVNIALEGKMLSAAFAAAATATATGSVWLGLLAAILVGICMALIHAFASVTHNGDQVVSGVAINILAAGLTITLGRYWFGLGGQTPTLTDEQRFNPITFPFADALADVPLIGGLYSTLLSGHNLLVYGAFALVPVCWWILYRTRFGLRLRAVGENPHAVDTAGISVAWLRYRALIIAGILCGIAGAYLSTGQNAGFVPNMSAGKGFIALAALIFGKWRPLTVMLGCLLFGFLDAVAIRLQGVSLPGVGEVPVQAIEVLPYILTVLLLAGFIGRSVAPKSVGVPYVKSR; via the coding sequence ATGTACGAGAATATTATCCTGATCCTCGACGCCACCCTGCGGGTGTCCACCCCTCTGCTGCTGGCCGCCATGGCCGGTATGTTCTCCGAACGCTCCGGCGTGGTGAACATCGCCCTGGAGGGTAAGATGCTGTCCGCGGCCTTCGCCGCCGCAGCGACCGCCACGGCCACCGGCAGCGTCTGGCTGGGCCTGCTGGCCGCCATCCTGGTGGGCATCTGCATGGCGCTGATCCACGCCTTCGCCTCTGTGACCCACAATGGTGACCAGGTGGTGTCCGGTGTGGCCATCAACATCCTGGCCGCGGGCCTGACCATCACCCTGGGCCGCTACTGGTTCGGCCTGGGTGGCCAGACTCCGACCCTGACCGATGAACAGCGGTTCAACCCCATCACCTTCCCCTTCGCGGACGCCCTGGCAGACGTTCCCCTGATTGGCGGGCTCTACTCGACCCTGCTGTCCGGACACAACCTGCTGGTGTATGGCGCCTTCGCCCTGGTGCCTGTGTGCTGGTGGATTCTGTACCGCACCCGCTTCGGCCTGCGCCTGCGCGCCGTGGGTGAAAACCCCCACGCGGTGGACACCGCCGGTATCTCCGTGGCCTGGCTGCGCTACCGTGCCCTGATCATCGCCGGCATCCTCTGTGGTATCGCCGGTGCTTACCTGTCCACCGGCCAGAACGCCGGCTTCGTACCCAACATGAGCGCGGGTAAGGGCTTTATCGCCCTGGCGGCACTGATCTTCGGTAAGTGGCGCCCTCTGACCGTAATGCTGGGCTGTCTGCTGTTCGGCTTCCTGGACGCCGTAGCCATCCGCCTGCAGGGTGTTTCCCTGCCTGGTGTTGGCGAGGTACCGGTTCAGGCCATCGAGGTACTGCCCTACATCCTGACTGTACTGCTGCTGGCGGGCTTCATCGGCCGCTCCGTGGCACCTAAGTCTGTGGGTGTGCCCTATGTGAAGTCCCGCTAA
- a CDS encoding ABC transporter permease has product MSDSKMPAWANVGLLPLLNVTLAFAVSALVFMFIGIDPVEAAEVMLYGALGYEEGIGYTLFYATNFIFTGLCVALAFSAGLFNIGGEGQAYIGGLGVGLACLALDSALPFWALLPITMLSGMVFGALWALIPGYLQAYRGSHIVITTIMFNFIASSLMVYLMVNVLKLDGQMAPVSRVFEQSAQLPFMHEIMGWFGITIEESPLNLAFIIALLTGFFLWVLLWHTRWGFAIRAMGSNPTAARYGGIDPKKLTVIVMLISGAMAGLVGINEVQGYSGQIKLDFVAGYGFTGIAVALMGRGHPVGIILASILFGLLFQGGAELAFEYPELDRNIVVVVQALVILFCGALEYMLKPYMEKFFAAVSSSKQQTAEA; this is encoded by the coding sequence GTGAGCGACTCCAAAATGCCGGCGTGGGCCAATGTAGGCCTGCTGCCGTTGTTGAACGTCACCCTGGCGTTCGCCGTATCCGCCTTGGTATTCATGTTTATTGGCATCGATCCTGTCGAAGCCGCCGAGGTGATGTTGTACGGCGCCCTGGGCTACGAAGAGGGTATTGGTTACACCCTGTTCTACGCCACCAACTTTATCTTCACCGGCCTGTGTGTGGCCCTGGCGTTCTCCGCCGGGCTGTTCAACATTGGTGGTGAGGGTCAGGCCTACATCGGTGGTCTGGGCGTGGGTCTGGCCTGTCTGGCCCTGGACTCCGCCCTGCCCTTCTGGGCCCTGCTGCCCATCACCATGCTCTCCGGCATGGTGTTCGGTGCCCTGTGGGCACTGATCCCCGGCTACCTGCAGGCCTACCGTGGTTCTCACATCGTGATCACCACCATCATGTTCAACTTCATCGCCTCGTCGCTGATGGTATACCTGATGGTGAACGTACTGAAGCTGGACGGCCAGATGGCGCCGGTTTCCCGCGTATTCGAACAGAGTGCCCAACTGCCCTTCATGCATGAGATCATGGGCTGGTTTGGCATCACCATCGAAGAGTCCCCGCTGAACCTGGCGTTCATCATCGCCCTGCTGACCGGCTTCTTCCTGTGGGTTCTGCTGTGGCACACCCGCTGGGGCTTTGCCATCCGCGCCATGGGCAGCAACCCCACCGCCGCCCGCTACGGCGGTATTGATCCCAAGAAGCTGACCGTTATCGTCATGCTGATCTCCGGTGCCATGGCTGGCCTGGTGGGCATCAACGAGGTGCAGGGTTACTCCGGCCAGATCAAGCTGGACTTCGTCGCCGGCTACGGCTTTACCGGTATCGCCGTGGCGCTGATGGGTCGTGGTCACCCGGTGGGCATCATCCTGGCATCCATCCTGTTCGGCCTGCTGTTCCAGGGGGGCGCCGAGCTGGCGTTCGAATACCCTGAACTGGACCGCAACATCGTGGTGGTGGTTCAGGCCCTGGTGATCCTCTTCTGTGGTGCCCTTGAGTACATGCTCAAGCCCTACATGGAGAAGTTCTTCGCCGCTGTATCATCCAGCAAACAGCAGACTGCGGAGGCCTAA
- a CDS encoding ABC transporter ATP-binding protein, producing MSDRTEKPFALELKGIDKRFGAVHANNNIDLQVPAGTIHGIIGENGAGKSTLMNIIYGFYEADKGEILVDGKKCSIKTSRAAIEAGIGMVHQHFMLVDNFTVLENVVLGAEEGAMLAGSLTKARKELTRLAKEYQLDVPLDALVEELPVGLQQRVEILKALYRGARILILDEPTGVLTPQETDHLFRILDALRDQGVTILLITHKLREILAATDNVSVMRQGAMVSHVVTKETNKEELAELMVGRKVRLKVDKEAAKPKQTLLKTEDLRVVDSRGVELLKSVNIELKAGEVVGIAGVSGNGQSELMEVLSGLLTPTSGKVVIGDTTISADVPSDPAAVREMGVAHVPEDRLAMGLVKPFTAKESALLGYHEQEKYNGKVLTKTGVIESECKRLMDEWDVRPRNPNLRSSLFSGGNQQKLIIAREVDQNPDVLLVGQPTRGVDIGAIEFIHKRLIELRDEGKGVLLVSVELDEILSLSDRIIVMFDGQVVGEVQADKANERILGMMMANVIPDELKQANSAEGDAA from the coding sequence ATGTCAGATCGAACTGAAAAACCGTTCGCCCTGGAACTAAAAGGCATCGACAAACGTTTCGGCGCAGTACACGCCAACAACAATATCGACCTTCAGGTCCCCGCAGGGACCATCCATGGCATCATCGGCGAGAACGGCGCCGGTAAGTCCACCCTGATGAACATCATCTACGGCTTCTACGAGGCCGACAAAGGTGAAATCCTGGTGGACGGAAAGAAGTGCAGCATTAAAACCTCCCGGGCCGCCATCGAGGCCGGCATCGGCATGGTGCACCAGCACTTCATGCTTGTAGACAATTTCACCGTACTTGAGAACGTAGTCCTGGGCGCTGAGGAAGGCGCAATGCTGGCAGGGAGCCTGACCAAAGCCCGTAAAGAGCTGACTCGTCTCGCCAAGGAGTACCAGCTGGACGTGCCTCTGGACGCCCTGGTCGAAGAGCTGCCTGTTGGTCTGCAGCAGCGAGTTGAGATCCTCAAGGCGCTCTACCGCGGTGCCCGAATCCTGATTCTGGATGAGCCCACCGGCGTGCTCACCCCTCAGGAAACCGATCACCTGTTCCGCATCCTCGATGCCCTGCGCGATCAGGGGGTAACCATCCTGCTGATCACCCACAAGCTGCGGGAAATTCTCGCCGCCACCGACAATGTATCGGTAATGCGTCAGGGCGCCATGGTCTCTCACGTGGTCACCAAAGAGACCAACAAAGAGGAACTGGCGGAACTGATGGTGGGTCGCAAGGTGCGCCTGAAGGTGGACAAAGAGGCCGCCAAGCCCAAGCAGACCCTGCTCAAGACCGAAGATCTGCGTGTGGTGGACAGCCGCGGCGTAGAGCTGCTCAAGAGCGTCAATATCGAACTCAAGGCCGGTGAGGTCGTGGGTATCGCTGGTGTATCCGGCAACGGCCAGTCCGAACTGATGGAGGTGTTAAGCGGCTTACTCACCCCCACCAGCGGCAAGGTGGTTATCGGCGACACCACTATCTCTGCAGACGTCCCCAGCGATCCTGCCGCAGTGCGGGAGATGGGCGTGGCACACGTGCCTGAAGATCGTTTGGCCATGGGTCTGGTCAAGCCCTTCACCGCCAAAGAGTCCGCCCTTCTGGGCTACCACGAGCAAGAGAAGTACAACGGCAAGGTTCTTACCAAGACAGGGGTCATCGAGTCTGAGTGTAAGCGCCTGATGGATGAGTGGGATGTGCGGCCGCGCAACCCCAATCTGCGCAGTTCGCTGTTCTCCGGTGGTAACCAGCAAAAGCTGATCATCGCCCGTGAGGTGGACCAGAACCCTGATGTACTGCTGGTGGGCCAGCCTACCCGTGGTGTGGACATCGGTGCCATTGAATTCATTCACAAGCGCCTTATCGAGCTGCGCGACGAAGGCAAGGGCGTGCTGCTTGTCTCCGTTGAGCTGGATGAGATCCTCTCCCTGTCCGACCGCATCATCGTGATGTTCGACGGCCAGGTGGTGGGCGAAGTCCAGGCTGACAAGGCCAATGAGCGGATTCTGGGCATGATGATGGCCAACGTTATTCCAGATGAATTGAAACAGGCCAATTCGGCCGAAGGAGATGCAGCGTGA
- a CDS encoding BMP family ABC transporter substrate-binding protein, with protein MMKAIASTAAAVTLALTSFVAGAADFKPAVAYDVTGKYDKSFNQAVFENGVTQFNNDKGMKIREFEPANDAQREQGLERLAKRGFNPIVVVGFMYGTALEKVAKKYPDSQFVIIDSVVDLPNVKSIVFKEHEGSFLVGALAAMKSESKKLGFVGGMDIPLIRKFACGYEQGAKYVNKDAEVFQNMTGSTVAAWNDPARGSELAKSQFTKGADVVFAAAGGTGVGVYQAAKDEGKFAIGVDSNQNYLHPGVMLTSMVKRVGLATYEMFADAQNGKWDAGINALGLKENGVGWALDDYNRSLVSPEMEKQLNDIAAKIKSGDIVVHDYMSDNTCKY; from the coding sequence ATGATGAAAGCAATCGCCTCTACTGCGGCCGCAGTGACTCTGGCTCTGACATCCTTCGTCGCCGGCGCAGCAGACTTCAAACCTGCCGTGGCCTATGACGTAACCGGTAAGTACGACAAGTCCTTCAACCAGGCAGTTTTTGAAAATGGTGTAACCCAGTTCAACAACGACAAAGGTATGAAGATCCGTGAGTTTGAACCTGCCAACGATGCTCAGCGTGAGCAGGGTCTGGAGCGTCTGGCTAAGCGCGGCTTCAACCCCATCGTAGTTGTAGGCTTCATGTACGGCACCGCCCTGGAAAAGGTGGCCAAGAAGTACCCCGACAGCCAATTCGTCATCATCGACTCCGTTGTAGATCTGCCAAACGTTAAGTCCATCGTGTTCAAAGAGCACGAAGGCTCCTTCCTGGTAGGTGCTCTGGCAGCCATGAAGTCCGAGTCCAAGAAGCTGGGCTTCGTTGGCGGCATGGACATCCCTCTGATCCGTAAGTTCGCTTGTGGCTACGAGCAGGGTGCCAAGTACGTAAACAAAGACGCCGAAGTATTCCAGAACATGACCGGTTCCACCGTTGCTGCCTGGAACGATCCCGCCCGTGGTTCCGAGCTGGCCAAGTCCCAGTTCACCAAAGGCGCTGACGTAGTATTCGCCGCTGCCGGCGGTACCGGTGTTGGTGTTTACCAGGCCGCTAAGGACGAAGGCAAGTTCGCCATCGGCGTAGACTCCAACCAGAACTACCTGCACCCAGGTGTGATGCTGACCTCCATGGTTAAGCGTGTTGGTCTGGCGACCTACGAGATGTTTGCCGACGCTCAGAACGGCAAGTGGGACGCTGGCATCAACGCCCTGGGTCTGAAAGAGAACGGCGTAGGCTGGGCTCTGGATGACTACAACCGCTCCCTGGTTTCTCCTGAGATGGAGAAGCAGCTGAACGACATCGCCGCCAAGATCAAGTCTGGCGACATCGTGGTTCACGATTACATGAGCGACAACACCTGTAAGTACTAA
- a CDS encoding MOSC domain-containing protein, which translates to MILLTGTSRPFGDGHSAIHKEPADAALFCSTLGLPGDEVADPRFHGGADRALHYYPAEHYQFWAHYWQSLGLTASPTPFEAGAFGENLCGQGWTEHTVCVGDRFRLGGTLLEVSEPRCPCHKLNTRFDYSHMALQVQLTHRCGWFFRVIEEGDIAPGDTLERVEQDPLGLTLAQCNAILYGQPFNREDLTRLAEHPKLTSVWRNHAKRWLETGVGGDWHRRLFSHPATSQ; encoded by the coding sequence ATGATCCTGCTTACCGGCACCAGCCGCCCCTTCGGTGATGGCCACAGCGCCATCCATAAAGAACCCGCCGACGCAGCCCTGTTCTGCTCTACCCTGGGATTGCCCGGAGACGAGGTGGCTGACCCAAGATTCCATGGTGGCGCCGACCGTGCCCTGCATTACTACCCGGCGGAGCATTATCAATTCTGGGCTCACTATTGGCAGAGCCTGGGTCTGACCGCCTCACCGACCCCCTTCGAAGCCGGCGCCTTTGGTGAAAACCTCTGTGGCCAAGGCTGGACCGAGCACACTGTCTGCGTCGGAGACCGCTTCCGGCTCGGCGGCACCCTGCTTGAGGTGAGCGAGCCCCGCTGCCCCTGCCACAAACTCAACACCCGCTTTGACTACAGCCACATGGCCCTGCAGGTTCAGCTGACCCATCGCTGTGGCTGGTTCTTCCGGGTTATCGAAGAGGGCGACATTGCCCCGGGAGACACCCTGGAGCGGGTCGAACAGGATCCCCTTGGGCTGACCCTGGCGCAGTGCAACGCCATCCTCTATGGGCAACCCTTCAACCGGGAGGATCTCACCCGACTGGCTGAGCACCCCAAGCTGACCTCTGTGTGGAGAAATCACGCGAAGCGCTGGCTTGAAACCGGCGTCGGCGGAGACTGGCACAGGCGGCTGTTTAGTCACCCTGCAACCTCTCAATAA
- the fkpA gene encoding FKBP-type peptidyl-prolyl cis-trans isomerase, with protein sequence MRTLFKIGLVAAAVALAGCQDKAADTKAEDVKLNTEDQKIAYAIGASFAGNLASSLDQLNELEISVDRDLVLQGIKAGLAGNNQLTEEEMGQLLQAFDTKIAEAAQAKEAAETAAVKAEGEAFLAENAKKEGVKVTESGLQYKVITEGEGAKPAATDTVEVHYRGTLIDGTEFDSSYKRGESISFPLNGVIKGWTEGLQLMNVGSKYELYIPSELAYGERGAGQSIPGNAALVFEVELLGIPSQEKRDMGIEEQ encoded by the coding sequence ATGCGCACTCTATTTAAGATCGGCCTGGTTGCCGCAGCCGTAGCTCTGGCCGGCTGCCAGGACAAAGCCGCCGATACCAAGGCGGAAGACGTCAAGCTCAACACCGAAGACCAGAAGATCGCCTACGCCATCGGCGCCTCTTTTGCCGGTAACCTGGCCAGCAGCCTGGACCAGCTGAACGAGCTGGAGATTTCCGTGGACCGCGATCTGGTTCTCCAGGGTATCAAGGCAGGTCTGGCTGGCAACAACCAGTTGACCGAAGAGGAGATGGGTCAGCTGCTGCAGGCATTTGACACCAAGATCGCCGAAGCCGCCCAGGCGAAGGAAGCCGCAGAAACCGCCGCCGTAAAGGCTGAAGGTGAAGCCTTCCTGGCCGAAAACGCCAAGAAAGAGGGCGTGAAGGTGACCGAGTCCGGCCTGCAGTACAAGGTGATCACCGAAGGTGAAGGCGCCAAGCCTGCTGCCACCGACACCGTGGAAGTGCACTACCGCGGCACCCTGATCGACGGCACCGAGTTTGATTCCTCCTACAAGCGCGGCGAGTCCATCAGCTTCCCGCTGAATGGCGTAATCAAAGGCTGGACCGAAGGTCTGCAGCTGATGAACGTGGGCTCCAAGTACGAACTGTACATCCCCTCCGAGCTGGCCTATGGTGAGCGTGGCGCCGGCCAGTCCATTCCTGGCAATGCAGCCCTGGTGTTCGAAGTGGAACTGCTGGGCATCCCCTCGCAGGAAAAGCGGGACATGGGCATCGAGGAGCAGTAA
- a CDS encoding YaeQ family protein, which yields MALKATVFRAHVELADMDRHQYLSESLTLARHPSETDGRLMVRLLAWCMYAEEKLEFTKGLCADDEPELWLKNDAGEIELWIELGQPDEKRLKKACSRARQVVLFNYGERSAQVWWQQNQGNLGRHDNLTIWSLSDEAFNGLADLADRNIRLQANIMDGQCMLSTETGSISVEPECRQKAG from the coding sequence ATGGCCCTGAAAGCGACGGTGTTCCGTGCCCACGTCGAGTTGGCGGATATGGATCGCCACCAATATTTGAGCGAAAGTCTGACTCTGGCCCGCCACCCCTCGGAAACCGACGGTCGGCTGATGGTGCGGTTGCTGGCCTGGTGCATGTATGCCGAAGAGAAACTGGAGTTTACCAAGGGGCTGTGTGCCGATGACGAGCCTGAGCTGTGGCTGAAGAACGATGCCGGTGAGATTGAGCTGTGGATTGAGCTCGGCCAGCCCGATGAGAAGCGCCTGAAAAAGGCCTGCTCCCGTGCCAGGCAGGTGGTGCTGTTCAACTATGGTGAGCGTTCCGCCCAGGTGTGGTGGCAGCAGAACCAGGGCAACCTGGGCCGCCATGACAACCTGACCATCTGGAGCCTGTCCGATGAGGCCTTCAATGGCCTGGCTGATCTGGCGGACAGAAACATCCGCCTGCAGGCCAACATCATGGATGGTCAGTGCATGCTCTCGACCGAAACCGGCTCCATCTCAGTAGAGCCGGAGTGTCGTCAGAAGGCGGGATAA
- a CDS encoding HIT domain-containing protein, whose translation MFELHERLEQDSMLIGHLSLCQVRLSKDGRYPWLILIPERSGIKEIHHLSDDDQQQMMRESCQVAQIMEEVLSPDKVNVASLGNMVPQLHLHHVARFASDDAWPGPIWGAHPALLESEHELEQKSHQWQQWLSRIQGFVVA comes from the coding sequence ATGTTTGAGCTACACGAGCGGCTGGAGCAGGACTCCATGCTGATTGGTCACCTGAGTCTGTGTCAGGTAAGGCTCTCCAAGGATGGCCGCTACCCCTGGCTTATCCTGATCCCCGAGCGCAGCGGTATCAAGGAGATCCACCACCTGAGTGACGACGATCAGCAGCAAATGATGCGGGAGTCCTGCCAGGTGGCGCAGATCATGGAGGAGGTGCTGAGCCCGGATAAGGTAAATGTGGCGTCTTTGGGGAACATGGTGCCTCAGCTGCATCTGCACCATGTGGCCAGATTTGCCAGCGATGACGCCTGGCCGGGCCCCATCTGGGGCGCCCATCCGGCGCTGCTGGAGTCGGAGCATGAGCTGGAGCAGAAGAGCCACCAGTGGCAGCAGTGGCTCTCCCGAATCCAGGGTTTTGTGGTGGCCTAG
- a CDS encoding phosphatase PAP2 family protein produces the protein MRKILISLAVTASFGANASFTENSSDVLEFALPAAAASIAYFVEEDEEGLWQFGYSLGATALTTYALKAAVDKERPNGKDDDAFPSGHAALTFSSAGFLHRRYGWQYALPAYLLAGYTGYARVQTDNHEVEDVLAGAAIGLAFNHFIVSPHPDLAIAPYYDGETAGLVGQFKF, from the coding sequence ATGAGAAAAATCTTAATATCTCTGGCAGTTACCGCCAGTTTTGGGGCCAATGCCTCCTTTACGGAAAACAGCAGTGATGTACTGGAGTTTGCCCTGCCTGCCGCTGCGGCATCCATCGCCTACTTCGTCGAAGAGGATGAAGAGGGGCTGTGGCAGTTTGGCTACAGCCTGGGCGCCACTGCCCTGACCACCTATGCCCTGAAGGCTGCGGTCGACAAAGAGCGCCCAAATGGCAAGGATGACGATGCCTTCCCCAGCGGTCACGCCGCACTCACCTTCTCCAGCGCAGGCTTCCTGCATCGTCGCTATGGCTGGCAATATGCCCTGCCCGCCTACCTTCTCGCTGGTTACACCGGCTATGCCCGGGTCCAGACCGACAACCATGAAGTTGAGGATGTGCTCGCCGGTGCCGCCATCGGGTTGGCGTTCAACCACTTTATTGTGTCCCCGCACCCGGATCTGGCCATCGCCCCCTACTATGATGGTGAGACGGCTGGCCTGGTCGGCCAATTCAAATTCTAG